A window of the Alphaproteobacteria bacterium genome harbors these coding sequences:
- the ispG gene encoding flavodoxin-dependent (E)-4-hydroxy-3-methylbut-2-enyl-diphosphate synthase, whose product MSLRPYRFIQRRASRRIQVGPVAVGAGAPISVQSMTNTLTSNAKATIDQIRRMEEAGVDIVRVSCPDEESTAALADIVKAANVPIVADIHFHYKRAIEAAKAGAACLRINPGNIGGQDKVREVVKAARDHGCSIRIGVNAGSLEKHLLEKFGEPTPAALVESALEHAQYLEDEDFHDIKISVKASDVFLAVAAYRGLAKACDYPLHLGITEAGGLRAGTVKSAIGIGALLWEGIGDTLRVSLSADPVEEVKVGFDILKTLDLRHRGVRIVSCPTCARQGFDVIKTVEVLENRLAHIAEPVSLSVIGCVVNGPGEARETDIGVTGGGAEAHKVYIGGKPDHNIDEEHLVDHLVELVEAKAAQLRAEKKGAA is encoded by the coding sequence GCCGTGCAAGTCGGCGCATTCAGGTTGGCCCCGTCGCGGTCGGCGCGGGCGCTCCGATCAGCGTGCAATCCATGACCAACACGCTGACCTCGAACGCCAAGGCCACCATCGACCAGATTCGGCGCATGGAAGAGGCGGGCGTGGACATCGTTCGCGTTTCCTGCCCCGACGAGGAATCGACAGCCGCGCTGGCCGACATCGTGAAGGCGGCCAATGTGCCCATCGTGGCCGACATTCATTTTCACTATAAGCGCGCCATCGAGGCGGCGAAGGCCGGGGCGGCCTGCCTGCGCATCAATCCCGGCAATATCGGCGGCCAGGACAAGGTGCGCGAAGTGGTGAAGGCGGCCAGGGATCACGGCTGCTCGATCCGCATCGGCGTCAATGCAGGCTCGCTGGAAAAGCATCTGCTTGAGAAGTTCGGCGAGCCGACGCCCGCCGCCCTGGTGGAAAGCGCCTTGGAACACGCCCAGTATCTTGAAGACGAGGATTTCCACGACATCAAGATCAGCGTGAAAGCGTCTGACGTCTTCCTGGCAGTGGCCGCTTACCGCGGCCTGGCCAAGGCCTGTGACTATCCTTTGCATTTAGGCATCACCGAAGCGGGGGGCTTGCGTGCAGGCACCGTGAAATCGGCGATCGGCATCGGTGCTTTGCTGTGGGAAGGCATTGGCGACACATTGCGCGTTTCCCTGTCCGCTGACCCGGTGGAAGAGGTCAAGGTCGGTTTCGACATTTTGAAAACACTCGATCTGCGCCATCGCGGCGTGCGCATCGTTTCCTGTCCCACCTGCGCTCGTCAGGGTTTCGACGTGATCAAGACCGTTGAAGTGTTGGAAAATCGCTTGGCCCACATCGCCGAGCCGGTGTCGCTGTCGGTCATCGGCTGCGTGGTCAACGGCCCCGGCGAGGCCAGGGAGACCGACATCGGCGTCACCGGCGGCGGGGCCGAGGCGCACAAGGTGTATATCGGCGGCAAGCCCGATCACAATATTGATGAAGAACATTTGGTCGATCATCTGGTCGAATTGGTCGAAGCCAAGGCGGCGCAATTGCGCGCTGAAAAGAAAGGAGCAGCCTGA
- a CDS encoding glutamyl-tRNA reductase produces the protein MGEGPSQDAFVLVGANHRSAPLSLRDALFAEDADIPAILNDLGLDQAMYLATCDRVEIISYGDLETLAPRMLSFLADRAGIEAAALEPQTYVKSGESLVRHLFAVASGLDSLVIGEPQVLGQVKAAHRIARETGKIGQELDGLLQATFAAAKRVRGETKIGERPVSLAAAAVAVGRDMFGDFKNNTAVLLGDGDMGQLVAESFIKAGVGHLLVSAPRPARALALARQFDVPSAPYDDLIWLLSQADVALIALSAPLPAIDAPRVQAALKKRKRKPMLILDLSIPGDVDAAVERVDDAFLYDLDDLERVAEEGISHRVRESQAAWTLIDEEVAAYLKDQAGRAAAPLIVRLRSHFEAERERALIEAGGDAARATQLMMNRLLHAPSEALRGQEALTAAERLLEEIFGLKDEEKNG, from the coding sequence GTGGGCGAGGGACCTTCCCAAGACGCATTCGTTCTCGTCGGCGCCAATCACCGCTCGGCGCCGCTCAGTTTGCGCGACGCGCTCTTTGCGGAAGACGCCGACATACCGGCCATTCTCAATGACCTTGGCCTTGATCAGGCGATGTATCTGGCCACCTGCGATCGGGTGGAAATTATAAGCTACGGCGATCTTGAGACGCTGGCGCCGCGCATGCTTTCCTTTCTGGCCGACCGGGCGGGGATCGAGGCTGCGGCGCTTGAGCCGCAAACCTATGTGAAAAGCGGCGAATCCCTGGTCCGCCACTTGTTCGCCGTCGCCTCGGGCCTGGATAGTCTGGTCATCGGAGAGCCGCAGGTGCTGGGTCAGGTGAAGGCCGCCCATCGCATCGCCCGCGAGACCGGCAAGATCGGCCAGGAATTGGACGGCTTGCTGCAAGCCACCTTCGCTGCCGCCAAGCGCGTGCGCGGCGAAACCAAGATCGGCGAGCGTCCGGTTTCGCTGGCGGCGGCGGCGGTTGCCGTGGGGCGCGACATGTTCGGCGACTTCAAGAACAATACCGCCGTGCTGCTGGGCGATGGCGACATGGGCCAATTGGTGGCCGAAAGTTTCATCAAGGCGGGCGTTGGCCATCTTCTGGTGTCGGCGCCGCGCCCGGCCAGAGCCTTGGCGCTGGCCCGTCAGTTCGACGTTCCCAGCGCGCCCTATGACGATCTGATCTGGCTGTTGTCGCAGGCCGACGTGGCGCTCATCGCCCTGTCCGCGCCGCTGCCCGCCATCGATGCGCCCCGCGTGCAGGCGGCGCTGAAAAAGCGCAAGCGCAAGCCGATGCTGATTCTCGATCTGTCGATTCCCGGCGACGTCGATGCGGCGGTGGAGCGGGTTGACGACGCCTTTCTCTACGATCTCGACGATCTTGAGCGCGTGGCCGAGGAAGGCATTTCGCATCGCGTGCGCGAATCCCAGGCCGCCTGGACGTTGATCGATGAAGAAGTGGCCGCCTATCTGAAAGACCAGGCGGGCCGCGCGGCGGCACCCTTGATCGTGCGGCTGCGCAGCCATTTCGAGGCCGAGCGCGAACGCGCCCTGATCGAAGCCGGTGGCGACGCCGCCAGGGCGACCCAACTGATGATGAACCGCTTGCTGCACGCGCCCAGCGAGGCTTTGCGCGGCCAAGAGGCGCTGACGGCGGCCGAACGCCTGCTTGAGGAAATCTTCGGCCTTAAGGACGAGGAGAAGAACGGGTGA
- a CDS encoding DUF4167 domain-containing protein translates to MNNKRSRGRGHGGHGHNNNGKKHMPMRPQTFDSNGPDIRVRGNAHQVLEKYLQLARDAQAAGDRIAAENFYQHAEHYYRVINSMNQQAGQQQRRPMMSTPADDQPHIGDENDGEGEGEQGVEAQGEATVEPIGRNQPVEPVSVD, encoded by the coding sequence ATGAACAATAAACGCTCTCGTGGACGCGGCCACGGGGGTCATGGGCACAATAATAACGGCAAGAAGCATATGCCGATGCGCCCGCAGACATTCGACAGCAACGGCCCCGACATAAGGGTTCGCGGCAATGCCCATCAGGTGCTGGAAAAGTATCTGCAACTGGCCAGGGATGCCCAGGCGGCGGGCGACCGCATCGCCGCTGAAAACTTCTATCAGCATGCCGAACATTACTACCGGGTCATCAACAGCATGAATCAGCAGGCGGGTCAGCAACAGCGCCGCCCCATGATGTCGACTCCAGCCGACGACCAGCCGCATATCGGCGATGAGAATGACGGCGAGGGCGAGGGCGAACAGGGCGTCGAGGCTCAGGGCGAAGCGACGGTCGAACCCATCGGCCGCAACCAGCCCGTCGAGCCAGTTTCCGTCGATTGA
- a CDS encoding hydroxyacid dehydrogenase encodes MKVLFHFEPGPGLASKIARLAHESIEVAFCAESDEQRFSRLLPEAEVLWHVLKPVTAQTLANAPKLRLVQKIGTGLNTIDIEAARERGVAVANMPGINAPAVAEMTLGLMLAGLRRLAATDRLLREDGRWQIPASELEHLCEVGGRTVGLVGFGAVPRRLAPILKMMGARLLYWTRLPKPENEGIAEWRQLDSLMEESDIVSLHLPLSDGTRHILNRRRLECMRQGALLVNTARGGLIDETALIDLLTAGRLNAALDVFEDEPLRKNHPLLDLPNVTLSPHAAWLTSETLARSVTVAAENCRRLLAGEPLLYQIV; translated from the coding sequence TTGAAGGTTCTCTTTCATTTCGAACCCGGCCCCGGCTTGGCGTCCAAGATCGCGCGTTTGGCGCATGAATCGATCGAGGTCGCCTTTTGCGCCGAAAGCGACGAGCAACGCTTTTCCCGCCTGTTGCCGGAAGCCGAAGTGCTGTGGCATGTGCTAAAGCCGGTGACGGCTCAAACCCTGGCCAATGCGCCCAAGTTGCGCTTGGTTCAAAAAATCGGCACTGGCCTTAACACCATCGATATCGAAGCTGCCCGCGAACGCGGCGTCGCGGTCGCCAACATGCCGGGAATCAACGCGCCTGCGGTTGCCGAAATGACCCTGGGCTTGATGCTGGCGGGTTTGCGCAGGCTGGCGGCGACCGATCGTTTGCTGCGCGAAGACGGGCGCTGGCAGATACCAGCCTCGGAACTTGAACATTTGTGCGAAGTGGGTGGGCGCACCGTAGGTCTTGTGGGATTTGGCGCCGTGCCCAGGCGCTTGGCGCCGATTCTGAAAATGATGGGCGCCAGGCTGCTTTATTGGACCCGTTTGCCCAAACCCGAGAACGAAGGCATCGCCGAGTGGCGACAGCTCGACTCCTTGATGGAAGAAAGCGACATCGTATCCTTGCATTTGCCGCTTAGCGACGGCACGCGCCATATCTTGAACCGTCGCCGACTTGAATGCATGCGCCAAGGCGCGCTGCTGGTCAATACGGCCAGGGGCGGCCTAATCGACGAAACGGCGCTGATCGATTTGTTGACGGCGGGCCGATTAAACGCCGCCCTTGACGTGTTCGAAGACGAACCCTTGCGCAAGAACCACCCGTTACTTGACCTTCCCAACGTCACGCTATCGCCGCATGCTGCTTGGTTGACGTCGGAAACCCTGGCCCGCTCGGTGACGGTGGCGGCCGAAAACTGCCGCCGCCTGTTGGCGGGCGAGCCGCTGCTCTATCAGATCGTCTGA
- a CDS encoding histidine--tRNA ligase, with protein MAALQPVRGTHDLLPDEARRHRHVEERAFAITSLYGFGEIVTPIFEFTDVFARTLGDTSDIVTKEMYTFTDKGGDSLTLRPEGTAGVCRAFISGGLAQHLPLKLFYRGPMFRHERPQKGRLRQFHQVGVELLGVEKPDADVEVIAMARHLLDDLGIGSHTTLEMNTLGDLESREAYRKELVAYLSDHLGGLSEDSRNRLAKNPLRILDSKDEGDRKIVANAPLLSQHLNDASRDFFAKVQEGLNALDVPYVVNERLVRGLDYYGHTAFEFTTTALGSQGTVLAGGRYDTLISTMGGPQTPGIGWAAGVERLSMLSAELGQQMEPAPRPVALLPMGEAAQRHALKLSGQLRRLGIAVEMGYSGNLGKRMKRADKARASTAVILGDDELAKGVATVRDLDSGSQEEVALEALVSRLRGK; from the coding sequence ATGGCGGCGCTACAGCCCGTTCGCGGCACCCACGATCTGTTGCCCGACGAAGCTAGGCGTCACCGTCATGTCGAGGAACGCGCCTTCGCCATCACCTCTCTCTACGGCTTTGGCGAGATCGTGACGCCCATCTTCGAGTTCACCGACGTTTTCGCCCGTACGCTGGGCGACACGTCCGACATCGTGACCAAGGAGATGTACACCTTCACCGACAAGGGCGGCGATTCGCTGACCCTTCGTCCCGAGGGAACGGCAGGCGTGTGCCGCGCCTTCATTTCGGGCGGACTGGCCCAGCATCTGCCGTTGAAACTGTTCTATCGCGGTCCGATGTTTCGCCACGAACGTCCGCAAAAGGGGCGCCTGCGCCAGTTCCATCAGGTGGGGGTCGAGCTTCTGGGGGTCGAAAAGCCCGATGCCGATGTCGAGGTGATCGCCATGGCGCGCCACCTGCTCGACGATCTGGGCATCGGAAGCCACACCACGCTTGAAATGAACACGCTGGGCGATCTTGAAAGCCGCGAAGCCTATCGCAAGGAACTGGTCGCCTATCTGTCGGACCATCTTGGGGGACTGAGCGAGGACAGCCGCAATCGGCTTGCCAAGAATCCCTTGCGCATTCTTGATTCGAAGGACGAAGGCGACCGCAAGATCGTGGCCAACGCACCGCTTTTGTCGCAACATCTGAACGACGCGTCGCGCGACTTTTTCGCCAAGGTGCAAGAAGGACTGAACGCGCTGGACGTACCCTACGTCGTGAACGAACGATTGGTGCGAGGGCTGGATTATTACGGCCATACCGCTTTCGAATTCACCACCACCGCTCTGGGCAGTCAGGGCACGGTGCTGGCGGGTGGGCGTTACGACACGTTGATTTCCACCATGGGCGGGCCGCAAACGCCGGGCATCGGCTGGGCGGCTGGCGTCGAGCGCTTGTCGATGCTGTCGGCGGAACTGGGCCAGCAAATGGAACCTGCGCCCCGCCCCGTGGCCCTGCTGCCGATGGGCGAGGCGGCGCAACGACATGCGCTTAAATTGTCGGGCCAATTGCGCAGGCTGGGCATCGCCGTCGAGATGGGCTATTCGGGAAATCTGGGCAAGCGGATGAAGCGCGCCGACAAGGCGCGCGCCAGCACGGCGGTCATTCTGGGCGACGATGAATTGGCCAAGGGTGTGGCCACTGTTCGCGATCTTGACAGCGGCAGTCAGGAAGAAGTGGCCCTCGAGGCGCTGGTTTCACGCCTTCGCGGCAAGTAG
- the prmC gene encoding peptide chain release factor N(5)-glutamine methyltransferase, whose product MNCSQDILKAASRRLAAAGVEAAQLDARYLLAFALGLRLGELGLSSRLDVGPEQQAIFETLLGRRCQREPLQRLIGHWDFWSLDLMMGEAGLIPRPDSETLIEAVIAHWPERSLPLQVLDLGTGTGCLLLALIAEYPNATGLGVDKNPDAVQLAAANAARLGFDARTRFQIGDWGQGLDGSFDLIVSNPPYIPSRQIDGLEPEVALYEPRLALDGGGDGLAAYRRIAVDLKRLLAPKGIAVLELGAGQAAEVSTLLGAAGLDLLGLHADLGGVERAILVENRG is encoded by the coding sequence ATGAACTGCTCGCAAGATATCCTGAAGGCGGCCAGTCGGCGCCTGGCGGCGGCGGGCGTTGAGGCGGCGCAGCTTGACGCCCGCTATCTTCTGGCTTTTGCGCTGGGCCTGCGCTTGGGCGAGTTGGGCCTGTCGTCGCGTCTTGACGTCGGGCCTGAGCAACAAGCCATTTTCGAAACGCTGCTTGGGCGCAGATGCCAGCGCGAACCCTTGCAGCGGCTGATCGGTCATTGGGACTTCTGGTCGCTGGATCTGATGATGGGCGAAGCCGGATTGATACCCCGCCCCGACAGCGAAACGCTGATCGAAGCGGTGATCGCCCATTGGCCCGAGCGCAGCCTGCCTTTGCAGGTCCTTGATCTGGGAACCGGCACGGGATGCCTTTTGCTGGCGCTCATCGCCGAATATCCGAATGCGACGGGGCTTGGCGTCGATAAGAATCCCGATGCCGTCCAATTGGCGGCGGCGAACGCGGCCAGGCTGGGTTTCGACGCCAGAACCCGCTTTCAAATAGGCGATTGGGGGCAGGGTCTGGACGGTTCCTTCGATCTGATCGTCTCGAATCCCCCCTATATTCCCAGCCGACAGATCGACGGACTTGAACCCGAAGTGGCGCTATATGAGCCACGCCTAGCGTTGGACGGCGGCGGCGACGGTCTGGCCGCCTATCGACGGATCGCTGTGGATTTGAAGCGGCTATTGGCCCCCAAGGGCATCGCCGTGCTGGAACTGGGGGCCGGTCAGGCCGCGGAGGTTTCCACTCTGCTGGGCGCTGCGGGCCTTGACCTTCTGGGGTTGCATGCAGACCTTGGCGGGGTGGAACGGGCGATTCTGGTCGAAAACCGAGGATAA
- the prfA gene encoding peptide chain release factor 1, protein MNLDANLDRVLMRHDELEASLSSGQVDAQTFGKVSKELADLVPVVEAVKAFRKARADMADAEAMMKSDDAGMRELAGEEYYALKESLPGLEHQMRLMLLPKDEADERNAILEVRAGTGGEEAALFAGELFRMYQRYAQLHGWRFEILEVSDTGIGGMKEGSAEISGQGVFARLKFESGVHRVQRVPATEAGGRIHTSAATVAVLPEAEEVDIKIEDKDLRVDVYRSQGAGGQHVNTTDSAVRVTHLPTGLAVACQEEKSQHKNKAKAMKLLRARLYDIEREKVDSERAANRKTQVGSGDRSERIRTYNFPQGRVTDHRINLTLYKIDRVMMGELEEIIDALISAHQASRLAEME, encoded by the coding sequence GTGAATCTGGATGCCAATCTCGACCGCGTGCTGATGCGCCATGATGAACTGGAGGCATCCTTGTCCTCCGGCCAGGTCGATGCCCAGACTTTTGGAAAAGTGTCGAAGGAACTGGCCGATCTGGTGCCGGTGGTCGAAGCGGTGAAGGCCTTTCGCAAGGCCAGGGCCGACATGGCCGACGCGGAAGCCATGATGAAAAGCGACGATGCGGGCATGCGCGAACTGGCCGGCGAGGAATATTACGCGCTCAAGGAATCATTGCCCGGACTTGAGCATCAGATGCGCCTGATGCTGCTGCCCAAGGACGAGGCCGACGAGCGCAACGCCATCTTGGAAGTGCGCGCGGGCACGGGCGGCGAGGAAGCCGCTTTGTTCGCGGGCGAACTGTTTCGCATGTATCAGCGATACGCCCAATTGCATGGCTGGCGGTTCGAGATTCTGGAAGTCAGCGATACCGGGATCGGCGGCATGAAGGAAGGTTCGGCAGAGATTTCAGGCCAGGGCGTGTTCGCCAGGCTTAAGTTCGAATCGGGCGTCCATCGCGTCCAGCGCGTTCCGGCCACCGAGGCAGGCGGGCGCATCCATACATCGGCGGCAACGGTGGCCGTATTGCCCGAAGCCGAGGAAGTGGACATCAAGATCGAAGACAAGGACCTGCGCGTCGATGTGTATCGAAGCCAGGGCGCTGGCGGCCAGCACGTCAACACCACGGATTCGGCGGTGCGCGTCACCCATCTTCCCACCGGCCTTGCCGTGGCTTGCCAGGAAGAGAAAAGCCAGCACAAGAACAAGGCCAAGGCGATGAAGTTGCTGCGGGCCAGGCTGTACGACATCGAGCGCGAAAAGGTCGATTCCGAGCGGGCCGCCAACCGCAAGACTCAGGTTGGATCGGGCGACCGCTCCGAACGCATCCGCACCTACAACTTCCCGCAAGGCCGGGTGACCGACCACCGCATCAACCTGACGCTTTACAAGATCGACCGCGTGATGATGGGCGAGCTTGAGGAAATCATCGACGCCCTGATTTCCGCGCATCAGGCATCGCGTCTGGCCGAGATGGAATGA